Below is a window of Brassica napus cultivar Da-Ae chromosome A5, Da-Ae, whole genome shotgun sequence DNA.
TAATGTGTCTTAGGGTTGGAGACGTCGTGACATCGTTCGGGCTGTGAGTGTAAAGGCCCATCACAGAAAGATCGAGCGAGGCCCAGAAGATAACATGTTCAGTTTAATGAAACGCAGCACCTCGTCGTCAGTGACACGTGTCGACGCGAGAGGAAGTGAACGTGGATGGCCTAAGAAGAGATTAAActgtcttttatatatatacatttagttGACAAAGCTCAAACTCAAACCAAGCCGATGACAAAAACTCTCAGGAGATCTACATATAACTATCATcacacactatatatatatatgataaaataaaaaccgAAATGATTAGATCACTTCAACTCTCGCCGGTAACTGTATTCCCGCCGTTTCCTCTTCAGCGGTAGAATCTTGAGAGGCGACAAGTTTCACAGCGAAAGAAAAATTGGAATTATACTTTTGTCTCGCTTCAGCGAAGCTTGAAGAAAGAACGGTTTGCATCCACTGATCAACCGTTTTCTCTTCATCTGGTGACCATCTCAAGGCAGCTAGAATCTGAAGGATCGCATCGCTTTCGATCTCTAGACGTGTTTCATGTCCAAACGACCGACGAAAATGCGACAAGATGCTCCTTTGTATGTTCTTCGCTAACCCAtcaaagtcgatcgttttgaacGTCACTTTCCCGTCAACTTGCTCGAAAAAATCCTCAAGCCAAGCTTTACTGTTCTCGGACATTGCATGCGCTTCTTCATCTGCGTTTGCTTCTGTCTCATCCACTGGAAGATTCAGATCGAGAAACGAACGTTGAGACTTTACAGCTCGAAGCTCTGTACCCTCTGTTCCTAACTCCTGTCTTCGCTTATTCAGACCGTTCTTGTTAGCATTGTCGGCGAGTTTTATCTGGAGTTTACATTTTTTAGGGGTGAGAACTCTTCCCTCGGAGTATTCGACACGCTCATCAAGAATATTCGAAGTAGTAGCTAAAACTATAACATTCTTCATACCGATCTCTCTTCCGTGCGAGTCACGGAGCTTACCAGTTCTCACAGCATCAGACAGTCTTACCTGATCAGGAAACTCAGCTTTGTCCACGTTCTCGATGAAAACAACAGACTCCACACGCTTGGACACTTCTCCGGCGATGTAGTCAACAACTGTTTTCCCTCTGAATCTATCGTCGAGCCGGTCCTGTGCCTTGAAATCCACGCAAACGCAGTTTTCTCGCCCGCCGAAGAAGGCTTCAGCGAGAGTTGTTGCTACTTTCTTCTTCCCGACTTGATCTGGTCCAAGAAGAGCGAGCCAGACATTACTTGTGGCTGAAGCTAGCTGGCTTCTATCATCTCTGTATCCGCAGATGATCTCGCTAACGGCGTTCACAGCTTCGTTCTGAAACCCTACTTTCCGAGAGAGTAATTCTCTGAGAGACTTGAAGTCTTTGCAGTACCGTGACAATGGTTTCTCTTTGCTCAGCTCAAAGCCTCTCCGGTTAAGTGATACCGGTGTGCTTGACTCCTGGTAGATTGTTCCTAGCCCTAGATCTGTTGTAACACAGCTCAAAGGCGAGTTCGTTGTTGTGCGAGTTGTGTGATCTTCTATATGTTTTGGCTTCGAGATTTTTACAGATAAACCGGGTTGGTGTGGCGGATTCTCAGCTTGAAGGGTTGAAACAAGCTGAAGTGGGAACTGTGGTCTAACAGGCTGGAAGCTGAGTTTAGGAAACGCCGGAGTTTGATGGATTCGTTGACAAATGTCGTCCCATTTCTTCTGCACAGAAGCTAGTGTGTTTGGATCATCTTTAGCCTGCACTGAATGAGAACTAAACACTCTCAAGATAGTAACTGAGAGATTCGAATTCAGAGAAGAAGTTGGTTCATAAAAGCAGCACCTGTCTGAGAATCCCTTTGTCTTGTTCAGATTCCACATTACGTAACCAACAAGGCAACTTCTCTGAACACTGATCACCGGACTTACCTAAGGCTGTGACTTCTTGCTCACACTTCTCGTTACAGAGATGACACCGAGGAAGACGAGACTGGTTCATTGAGTTACTAAACGGTACTCTGAAATCTGATGTTGATGAGAAGAAGCCTCCAAATGGAACAAATGATCCCATCAAACTGTAGATGAAACCACAAAACGTCACGtttcaatcaaaaatattttagactTTCCCAACACTAAATACCAGTGTTATAAAAGTTGGGCTCAGAAAGCGCCTATGCGGCAAATCATGTATAAAGCTATTTCTCTAAagcgatttttttttaaattcagtcCGTTCGTTAAAAAATTGGTCTACACGCCCGTCTAAACATTAGTTTCTTGTAAAATGCATAATTATAGCTTAACTATTTTAAACATtgctaaaaacaaaaacattcatCCCGAAAATTCGGTTAAAAAATCGGTGTAGACACCCATCTAAACATCAGTTTCTTGTAAAATGCATTATTATAGCTTAACTACATATTTTAAACACTGCTAAAAGCAAAAACATTTATCCGGAAAATTCAAATCATccgataaataaaaaaatcttaattatcCAAACTTTTTACTGAATTGACTATaattatatagaaatatatgaatCTAACCAAACGAAATTAAATCGGAGAATTTTTCAAACACAGTATTAGAGATTTCTAGTttcgaaaaaaaacaaaataaaacgaaaataaagCCACTATAAAAGACATTACCTTGACTTGGGATAAACTCCTTGATTCGAAGATGTAATAGGAAGAAGATGAATATTCCAGTCTTTGTCAATCGTGGGGAACCTCTCGATCAGTTTCAAATACATCTCGTTGCTCGACACACTCCCGACGAACCAGAGCTTCTCACAATGAAGCTTCAACAGCTCCGAGAGCCTCGACACGAGAGCATCACTGGTTAAGACCTTGAGCTCTCCTAGATTCAAAACCGTCCCCGTTTTAGATTTCGAGCAGCTTTGCTCCACGATTCTCCCCAACTCATCGAGTTTCATCTCACCGATCTCTTTCGCTACACTAACGACGCTTAACCCACTAATCTCCAGAGGCAGAAACCCTACCTTTCCTCTGTTGATCGAGTCACTAAACGTTTTGAGCGCTTTACCGCCGCAAGTTCCGACAAGAAGAGGATTCTTCTTGTCTTTCCGACCCAACACTTCCCCGATTCTCCGACAGTTCTCGTCGAAGTCACCGCTATACCCGAATCTCGCCCGACCAGAGCCAGATTCGGTTACGTTACATAGAAACAGTGGAGGACAGCGAGAACGCGGGAACCGCGTCACCGGAGGATGAAGCACGTCGAGCTTTATGTCCGTGCTCCGAAACCCGGCTTCGCCGAACACCCGGCTCACGATCGGGTCATCGAGTATCGACAATATGAAGTACTTAAGCTCAACCTTCAAAACCGACGTCGTTTGAGTAACCCCACCGTGGAGCTGATGGAGATGGTAAGTCTCCGGGTGCCTTCTCTGAGTCGCCTGAGAGCGTTTGATCGCCGCCATGAGGGAGTTAGACACCGGCGGCTCTTCCTCCGCCTCGttctccgtcgtcgtcgtcgtcgtcggaGAAGGTTTCGAGGAAGGGAGTCTGTCGAGAGATACGCCGACGCAGAGCTCGAGCGCGCGGAACTGGAGGCGGGAAGAGTACGGCGTGCTGTGAGCGGCGCGTGAAATGCAAACTTCGCGGAGAATCGAAGAAGGCATGGTTAAGAGACCGGAGATGGCGTGGAGAGACGTCGTTTGCGCGTGGCTTCTCCTACGCGCGACGGCTACCGCGTCGTCTAGTGCGCGTGCTGTTTCTTCCGTTAAACATTGCCTCGCAGTGGTAACCGGTGTCGGCATCGTCGCCCGCTTTGATCAATTTCAAACTACACCAACCAACAAACAAAGATCGTAAAAGAATAAGGAGAATGCTGAGAAATGTATAAACAAATCGCGCGTGAAATTTCTCGAAATGGATTTTACGACAAAGATATCAAACTGAGTAGTcgctttttttgaaaaagaagtatttttatttatttttatgttttgtttacttCTGTTGCTTTGGTTTCAGACCTCAGGCTTACGCTTAGATATGTAAGAAAGAAGAGTCGCTGTTTAACTGGTCTATTGTGAATAGGTCCCActaatatgtaatatttatgttttttttcttttcaatttataatcatatttttgtatttttgttgttgCCCCCAATCCTCGTGTATATTGAAGGAGCAAAGGCACATGTATAGTGAGCATAGATTCTCTATGGCCCAAGTGAAAGATCTCCTTTTACTTCTATTGGCTTATACTCTTTCaaatttcaattaattttagATTTGACAATCCCAACAGTTTTTCACAATTATTCTCTTTCATAATTTtctctctaatttttttaatatcctCTTCTTTTATTCTTATCTTTAAGAATCTGTTCATTCAGCtgataaaaatatctaaatataagTATCCAtgcatatcttcttcttcttttcgttATTTTTCCAACTTTGTATCCGTATTATACACATTACACTTCCACACCAACTCAATATAAGTTTTGGTCCTTCGGTTTAAGTATCTTGAATCTAGATGCAAGTTTTATTCCTTTTTTGCAAGCTTTCTTTTAGTTTTGTTATACCACTATTCTTAAATATttgagaaaataattaaaatgacttaATTCATGCTAACCAACTAAAATCAGGTAATaaactaagaaaaatatataaagcatCAACACTCATCTAAAAATGAATCGACAAAGCATTAACCATAAGATCATATTGAGTTATACAGGGAAGCACAAAAGCCATTATAATATTTCAGAATCATTACAATTCTCACGTCAAATAAAGGGATCAGTCAAGATCAATAGATGTTGTACTAAtcgattagttttttttttaaagagaaaacaaaacatgatGATCATGGTTAAAAAATGTTTGCTTCAAAAAAGTTCTGAACTTGATTGATTTGAATAGAAAATTGATACTTTATGTAAAggattttgaattattatgcattttaaaaagataataagaATGATTAATTAGACAGGTcaacttaaattataattaagaaTATATTCAGTGGTAGACAGtgatataattttacttttaagaGATTAGATGGATGTGATATGGTAAAGAATAAAAACAGGAGTAAGTGATTAGGCCCCAACCCCCTTTATAAATTCCACCACCACCATTTATATGCTACTTTTGTGTCGTTGTCATTGCAAAAgtcttttattaataataatgaagaagaaaataaaacttccTTTGTGTTCTACTTTTTATATTCTCCATTGCAAAGGCCTCCTTTTGTCTTTCCCCTTTTGGAAAAGGAGATTTACTCAACGAGCAATAATTATTACCAGTGAAATAGTTTTTGATATTATCACACCAGTTAAGGACAAACAAACATCGATCACCGGAACATCGgcttaataaaattttttagatttatttttgtttcaaaataataaattttttaaaattaaagtacTTTTATTAGTTAATGCTTAAAAActgtatatttttaagaaacatattaattgaaaatatttgaattggttaAATACTATCAGTTgatatttattagaaaatatataataacataaataataaatttaattgtaaatatttattatatttttaatatgcgtgaatactctagaaaatctgTTTTtcagaaacagagggagtagtaAGTACTACAAGTTAGTAAATTcagttttaaaactaaattgaCGGCCTATACTATAGCCAGATATAATTTCCAGACGCATGATCCAAAATTTCCAGAATCGCGAACGAACAACATCTGATTGTTGCATCCAGTTACTGTGCGCGGATGCCGCGTCTGGAATTCTCATCCAGTTTACGAAACGAACAGGGCCATATTGTGAGTCAACCTCTTCATAGCTCCATATTGCTTCTTGCAAGAGTTGAACTTGTTCCTAAACTTTATCCATGGATGCCTCACCCCATATGTATCATAAAACTTGTCTGCAATTGTCTTTCTCGCAGTCTCATGGAGAACCTTATTTTTCACATTGCCTTTCAGTTCTTCTTCAATTCTTAGTTGAAGCACAAACcgtgtttgttcatcactccacaATACAGTCTATGAACAACACAAGAGGACCATCTAAGTCAAGACTAAAC
It encodes the following:
- the LOC106434109 gene encoding protein SMAX1-LIKE 7-like, whose protein sequence is MPTPVTTARQCLTEETARALDDAVAVARRRSHAQTTSLHAISGLLTMPSSILREVCISRAAHSTPYSSRLQFRALELCVGVSLDRLPSSKPSPTTTTTTENEAEEEPPVSNSLMAAIKRSQATQRRHPETYHLHQLHGGVTQTTSVLKVELKYFILSILDDPIVSRVFGEAGFRSTDIKLDVLHPPVTRFPRSRCPPLFLCNVTESGSGRARFGYSGDFDENCRRIGEVLGRKDKKNPLLVGTCGGKALKTFSDSINRGKVGFLPLEISGLSVVSVAKEIGEMKLDELGRIVEQSCSKSKTGTVLNLGELKVLTSDALVSRLSELLKLHCEKLWFVGSVSSNEMYLKLIERFPTIDKDWNIHLLPITSSNQGVYPKSSLMGSFVPFGGFFSSTSDFRVPFSNSMNQSRLPRCHLCNEKCEQEVTALGKSGDQCSEKLPCWLRNVESEQDKGILRQAKDDPNTLASVQKKWDDICQRIHQTPAFPKLSFQPVRPQFPLQLVSTLQAENPPHQPGLSVKISKPKHIEDHTTRTTTNSPLSCVTTDLGLGTIYQESSTPVSLNRRGFELSKEKPLSRYCKDFKSLRELLSRKVGFQNEAVNAVSEIICGYRDDRSQLASATSNVWLALLGPDQVGKKKVATTLAEAFFGGRENCVCVDFKAQDRLDDRFRGKTVVDYIAGEVSKRVESVVFIENVDKAEFPDQVRLSDAVRTGKLRDSHGREIGMKNVIVLATTSNILDERVEYSEGRVLTPKKCKLQIKLADNANKNGLNKRRQELGTEGTELRAVKSQRSFLDLNLPVDETEANADEEAHAMSENSKAWLEDFFEQVDGKVTFKTIDFDGLAKNIQRSILSHFRRSFGHETRLEIESDAILQILAALRWSPDEEKTVDQWMQTVLSSSFAEARQKYNSNFSFAVKLVASQDSTAEEETAGIQLPARVEVI